The following coding sequences are from one Streptomyces sp. NBC_00536 window:
- a CDS encoding sirohydrochlorin chelatase produces MRPVLLVIAHGSRDPRHAATVHALTGRVRALRPGLRVETAFLDFNAPSVPQVLSALYADGVRDVVALPLLLTRAFHAKADVPAVLERSRAALPGLSVRVADVLGPSPLLTGALERRLAEAGLRPADRPTTGVVLASAGSSDPEAIAVIAEIAREWRHTGWCAVRPAFASAALPRTEDAVRALRAEGARRVVVAPYVLAPGRLPDRIAAGAAAAGADLVAEVLGAAPEVARLLLSRYDAASLAPARIPARSRVLSA; encoded by the coding sequence GTGCGTCCCGTTCTGCTGGTCATCGCCCACGGCAGCCGCGACCCGCGGCACGCGGCGACCGTGCACGCCCTCACCGGGCGGGTGCGGGCGCTGCGGCCCGGGCTGCGGGTGGAGACCGCGTTCCTCGACTTCAACGCCCCGTCCGTCCCCCAGGTCCTCTCGGCCCTGTACGCGGACGGGGTGCGGGACGTGGTCGCCCTCCCCCTGCTCCTGACCCGCGCCTTCCACGCGAAGGCGGACGTGCCCGCGGTGCTGGAGCGTTCCCGGGCCGCGCTGCCCGGCCTGTCCGTGCGGGTGGCCGACGTACTCGGCCCCTCGCCCCTGCTGACCGGCGCCCTGGAGCGCCGGCTCGCGGAGGCCGGCCTGCGTCCGGCCGACCGTCCGACCACCGGCGTGGTGCTCGCGTCCGCCGGTTCCTCAGACCCGGAGGCGATCGCGGTGATCGCTGAAATCGCGCGGGAGTGGCGGCACACCGGTTGGTGCGCCGTGCGGCCCGCGTTCGCCTCCGCGGCACTGCCCCGTACGGAAGACGCCGTACGGGCGCTGCGCGCCGAGGGCGCCCGGCGCGTGGTGGTGGCCCCGTACGTGCTGGCCCCCGGGCGGCTGCCGGACCGGATCGCGGCGGGCGCCGCGGCCGCCGGGGCGGACCTGGTGGCCGAGGTGCTCGGCGCCGCCCCCGAGGTGGCCCGGCTGCTGCTGAGCCGCTACGACGCGGCGTCGCTCGCCCCGGCCCGGATCCCGGCCCGGTCCCGGGTACTGTCCGCCTGA
- a CDS encoding ABC transporter permease, whose product MASTEITEPAAKAGAKATSDDLAGLEAGLDALDAVQTHRTPVREVLVKKVLPPVVAVGLVLAVWQILVSAHVTDATKLPSPSAVWDGLSAMWLKGTLLDVIWTSVSRGLLGFLLALAIGTPLGLLVARVRFVRAAIGPILQGLQSLPSVAWVPPAVIWLGLNDSMMYAVILLGAVPSIANGLVAGHDQIPPLFLRAGRTLGATGLKGTWHVVMPASLPGYLAGLKQGWAFSWRSLMAAEIIASSPDLGLGLGQLLENGRNNIDMPGVFLAIILILLVGIAIDLIIFSPLERWVLRTRGLLVKS is encoded by the coding sequence ATGGCCAGCACTGAGATCACCGAACCGGCCGCCAAGGCCGGGGCCAAGGCCACGAGCGACGACCTGGCCGGCCTGGAGGCCGGACTGGACGCGCTCGACGCGGTGCAGACCCACCGCACCCCGGTCCGCGAGGTCCTCGTCAAGAAGGTCCTGCCGCCGGTCGTCGCCGTCGGCCTGGTCCTCGCCGTGTGGCAGATCCTGGTCTCCGCGCACGTCACCGACGCGACCAAGCTGCCCTCGCCGTCCGCGGTGTGGGACGGCCTGTCCGCGATGTGGCTCAAGGGCACCCTGCTGGACGTCATCTGGACCAGCGTGTCGCGCGGTCTGCTCGGCTTCCTGCTGGCCCTGGCCATCGGCACGCCGCTCGGCCTGCTGGTCGCCCGGGTGCGGTTCGTCCGCGCCGCGATCGGCCCGATCCTGCAGGGTCTGCAGTCCCTGCCGTCGGTGGCCTGGGTGCCGCCCGCCGTGATCTGGCTCGGCCTGAACGACTCGATGATGTACGCGGTCATCCTGCTCGGCGCGGTGCCCTCGATCGCCAACGGCCTCGTCGCGGGCCACGACCAGATCCCGCCGCTGTTCCTGCGGGCCGGACGCACCCTGGGCGCCACCGGCCTCAAGGGCACCTGGCACGTGGTCATGCCGGCCTCGCTGCCCGGCTACCTCGCCGGTCTCAAGCAGGGCTGGGCCTTCTCCTGGCGCTCGCTGATGGCCGCCGAGATCATCGCCTCCTCGCCCGACCTGGGCCTGGGCCTGGGCCAGTTGCTGGAGAACGGCCGCAACAACATCGACATGCCCGGGGTGTTCCTCGCGATCATCCTGATCCTGCTCGTCGGCATCGCCATCGACCTGATCATCTTCAGCCCGCTGGAGCGCTGGGTGCTGCGCACCCGCGGTCTGCTGGTCAAGAGCTGA